In Haloplanus rubicundus, one DNA window encodes the following:
- the aglG gene encoding glucosyl-dolichyl phosphate glucuronosyltransferase: MQVSVVVCTYAMERYEAFTEAVESVLAQTHEPLEVVLVVDGNPDVYDRVQADFCGRENVVCHCNEENRGISYSRTKGAELASGDIVAMLDDDAVAEPDWIERLVDVYEDTDAVAVGGDVRPDWQTERPDFFPAEFYWLVGCVEPGFAEDGEEVRNTYGSNISYRREAFLAVGGYDPNTGRKGDKHLQAHEAPVGIRLLEEYGRGMVFTEDAIVHHKLFDYRGDFQWLVFRSFWQGYSKRVMDLLYPDAPDDKGAYLRQLLTYFVPGRLRRLIRSPSTIEAKQVLSIFVFTAAVGLGYLYAMLTPNVVEKANA, from the coding sequence ATGCAGGTGTCGGTCGTCGTCTGTACGTACGCGATGGAGCGATACGAGGCGTTCACCGAGGCCGTCGAGAGCGTCCTCGCACAGACGCACGAGCCGCTGGAAGTCGTCCTCGTCGTCGACGGAAACCCGGACGTGTACGACCGGGTGCAGGCGGACTTCTGTGGCCGCGAGAACGTCGTCTGTCACTGCAACGAGGAGAATCGCGGCATCTCTTACTCCCGGACCAAGGGCGCCGAACTCGCCTCCGGCGACATCGTCGCGATGCTCGACGACGACGCCGTCGCCGAACCGGACTGGATCGAACGCCTGGTCGACGTCTACGAGGACACCGACGCCGTCGCCGTCGGCGGCGACGTGCGCCCCGACTGGCAGACCGAGCGCCCCGACTTCTTCCCCGCGGAGTTCTACTGGCTCGTCGGCTGCGTCGAACCCGGGTTCGCCGAGGACGGCGAGGAGGTCCGGAACACGTACGGCTCGAACATCTCCTACCGTCGCGAGGCGTTTCTCGCGGTCGGTGGCTACGACCCGAACACGGGTCGGAAGGGCGACAAACACCTCCAGGCCCACGAGGCCCCCGTCGGGATTCGACTCCTCGAGGAGTACGGCAGAGGGATGGTGTTCACCGAGGACGCCATCGTTCACCACAAGCTGTTCGACTACCGTGGGGACTTCCAGTGGCTCGTCTTCCGATCGTTCTGGCAGGGCTACTCGAAGCGCGTGATGGACCTGCTGTATCCGGACGCCCCGGACGACAAGGGTGCGTATCTCCGTCAGCTGTTGACCTACTTCGTCCCGGGGCGGCTCCGGCGCCTGATCAGGTCACCGTCGACCATCGAGGCGAAGCAGGTACTCTCGATTTTCGTGTTCACCGCCGCCGTCGGGCTCGGCTACCTCTACGCGATGCTGACGCCGAACGTCGTCGAGAAGGCTAACGCGTAG
- a CDS encoding glycosyltransferase: MTERTGGDDAGEEGRLAVAHWGEHADGGGDRLAWELVRAFDAPFYVGWHDDAIEPDDIDGEQLIDGPLLSRALERGGVLRQFAHLLGWQVASPLRQYDVLVTSGNEPLFYVPPDDQTWVAYVHHTNRRQSDQITEATDGRFTGLKLLLYYAMRVAYDHNTHKPDLFVVNSEVVKRRVVRYWGVPEDKVRVVYPPVETDAYDPEDAETGDYYLTLSRLDWHKDIDGIVEAFNQLDRRLIVAGDGPERERLEAMADDNVEFAGFVPEAEKRELLAGAKAFVFNARDEDFGIAPVEALAAGTPLLGVDEGMTQFQVVPGKNGYRHTRSGSGPSLSETVERFEADGVEWSPTEIAAFADRFSVAAFHEGMCDAVDAAVERARITPSWYESYAESDGGDRDGAHNPPTR, from the coding sequence ATGACTGAACGAACCGGCGGGGACGACGCGGGCGAAGAGGGACGGCTCGCCGTCGCCCACTGGGGCGAACACGCCGACGGCGGCGGCGACCGACTCGCCTGGGAACTCGTTCGCGCCTTCGACGCGCCGTTCTACGTCGGGTGGCACGACGACGCCATCGAACCCGACGACATCGACGGGGAACAACTCATCGACGGGCCACTACTGAGTCGAGCGCTCGAGCGCGGCGGCGTGCTCCGGCAGTTCGCGCACCTGCTCGGCTGGCAAGTCGCGTCGCCGCTCCGGCAGTACGACGTGCTCGTCACGAGCGGCAACGAACCCCTGTTTTACGTCCCGCCGGACGACCAGACGTGGGTCGCGTACGTCCACCACACGAACCGCCGCCAGTCGGACCAGATCACCGAGGCCACCGACGGCCGATTCACGGGGCTGAAACTGCTGCTCTACTACGCGATGCGGGTGGCCTACGACCACAACACCCACAAACCCGACCTGTTCGTGGTGAACTCCGAAGTCGTCAAGCGGCGGGTCGTGCGGTACTGGGGGGTGCCGGAGGACAAGGTTCGCGTCGTGTATCCGCCCGTCGAGACGGACGCGTACGATCCCGAAGACGCCGAGACGGGCGACTACTACCTCACCCTGTCGCGGTTGGACTGGCACAAGGATATCGACGGCATCGTCGAGGCGTTCAACCAACTGGACCGGCGGTTGATCGTCGCCGGCGACGGTCCGGAGCGGGAGCGCCTGGAGGCGATGGCCGACGACAACGTCGAGTTCGCCGGGTTCGTCCCCGAAGCCGAGAAGCGGGAACTGCTGGCCGGCGCGAAGGCGTTCGTCTTCAACGCGCGCGACGAGGACTTCGGCATCGCACCGGTCGAAGCGCTAGCTGCCGGAACGCCGTTGCTCGGCGTCGACGAGGGGATGACCCAGTTCCAGGTCGTCCCGGGAAAGAACGGCTACCGTCACACCCGCTCCGGGTCGGGGCCGTCCCTCTCGGAGACGGTCGAGCGCTTCGAGGCCGACGGGGTCGAGTGGTCGCCAACGGAGATCGCCGCGTTCGCCGACCGCTTCTCGGTTGCGGCGTTTCACGAGGGTATGTGCGACGCCGTCGACGCCGCGGTCGAGCGGGCGCGGATCACCCCCTCGTGGTACGAGTCGTACGCGGAGTCGGACGGGGGCGACCGAGACGGCGCCCACAACCCGCCTACGCGTTAG
- a CDS encoding glycosyltransferase family 4 protein, whose product MNVALVTPRYPPTHAGGGEISARLLAEQLSARNWIDDVTVYAFDGDTTETVGGVTVHRLGAVPQYPYTLPNELAYRRLRSRELDADLLHAYNMHLHPTVGRLAAERGLPSVATLNAYPLIDWADIGVTPSLQRRLYEHTVLRVERPRLKRQMRNVDVFLPLSGAVERVYREHGFADADFEVVPNMIDPTFDVPAREPADADRIRLLYVGYLRDSKGVRFLVDAIERLPSQYTLTVVGGGPEQQNLIERASDGGAAERITFTGQVPYEEVAQAYADADVFVHPGVWPEPFGRTILEAMQAGLPVVATAVGGPAETVPQSKLLCDPGDPDALRESIEYAAANRERIGSENERTVRQEYHPDAVVPRFRRVYERVLDRYE is encoded by the coding sequence ATGAACGTCGCCCTCGTCACCCCCCGCTATCCGCCCACCCACGCCGGCGGCGGTGAGATCAGCGCCCGGTTGCTCGCCGAGCAACTGTCCGCCCGAAACTGGATCGACGACGTCACCGTCTACGCCTTCGACGGCGACACGACGGAGACGGTCGGCGGCGTCACCGTCCATCGACTCGGTGCTGTCCCACAGTACCCCTACACGCTCCCGAACGAACTCGCCTACCGCCGGCTCCGCTCCCGCGAACTCGACGCCGACCTCCTGCACGCGTACAACATGCACCTCCACCCGACCGTGGGGCGCCTCGCCGCCGAACGGGGGCTTCCGTCGGTCGCGACGCTGAACGCCTATCCGCTGATCGATTGGGCGGACATCGGGGTGACCCCGTCGTTGCAGCGGCGGCTGTACGAACACACCGTCCTCCGCGTCGAGCGCCCGCGACTGAAACGGCAGATGCGGAACGTCGACGTCTTCCTCCCGCTGAGCGGGGCGGTCGAACGCGTGTACCGCGAGCACGGGTTCGCGGACGCCGACTTCGAAGTGGTGCCGAACATGATCGATCCGACGTTCGACGTGCCGGCCCGCGAGCCGGCCGACGCGGACCGAATCCGGCTGTTGTACGTCGGCTACCTGCGTGATTCGAAGGGGGTCCGCTTCCTCGTCGACGCCATCGAACGGCTCCCCTCGCAGTATACGTTGACGGTCGTCGGTGGCGGGCCCGAGCAGCAGAACTTGATCGAGCGAGCCTCGGACGGCGGCGCCGCGGAGCGAATCACGTTCACCGGGCAGGTTCCGTACGAGGAGGTGGCCCAGGCGTACGCGGACGCGGACGTGTTCGTCCACCCGGGCGTGTGGCCCGAACCGTTCGGACGGACGATTCTGGAGGCGATGCAGGCCGGCCTGCCGGTCGTCGCGACGGCAGTCGGCGGGCCGGCGGAGACCGTTCCACAGTCGAAACTGCTGTGTGACCCGGGCGACCCGGACGCGCTCCGCGAGAGCATCGAGTACGCCGCCGCGAACCGCGAGCGGATCGGATCGGAGAACGAACGGACGGTGCGCCAGGAGTACCATCCCGACGCCGTCGTGCCGCGATTCCGGCGCGTCTACGAGCGCGTCCTCGACCGATACGAATGA
- a CDS encoding FkbM family methyltransferase, producing the protein MSVLHRAYRLFQSEGWRALAAAVTKRLVGKFDFLYQRIKPTYKSYSVGDASAEFNMAYRRLDQHDFVDDLRSERRLIERVLSVVDDDDVFYDIGANVGIYSCLVGTQLSSGTVVAFEPTPDAFGILQSNVERNDIDARLFDVALTNENGTAHMSVRGQTGHELSDGDGETVDVETRRADDLVTEHGLPSPDVIKIDIEGAEYLALDGFRETLADVPCHHLFCEIHSEKVTEIGGSAEEVEELLRSQGFELEYLGERRENYFVEATHPSVAK; encoded by the coding sequence ATGAGCGTTCTTCACCGGGCGTATCGGCTGTTTCAATCGGAGGGTTGGCGCGCCCTCGCAGCCGCCGTAACAAAACGGCTCGTTGGCAAGTTCGATTTTCTCTACCAGCGAATAAAGCCAACGTACAAGTCGTACTCGGTCGGTGACGCGAGCGCCGAGTTCAATATGGCCTACCGCCGGCTCGATCAGCACGACTTCGTGGACGATCTCCGCTCTGAACGACGGCTCATCGAACGCGTTCTGTCGGTCGTCGACGACGACGACGTGTTCTACGACATCGGGGCGAACGTCGGCATCTACTCCTGTCTCGTCGGAACGCAGCTATCCTCGGGGACCGTCGTCGCCTTCGAACCGACCCCCGACGCCTTCGGGATTCTGCAGTCCAACGTCGAACGAAACGATATCGACGCTCGGCTGTTCGACGTGGCGCTCACGAACGAGAACGGGACGGCCCACATGTCCGTCAGAGGACAGACGGGACACGAACTTTCCGATGGTGACGGAGAGACCGTCGATGTCGAGACACGCCGTGCCGACGACTTGGTGACGGAACACGGGCTCCCTTCGCCGGATGTCATCAAGATCGATATCGAGGGAGCGGAATATCTCGCGCTCGATGGGTTCCGCGAGACACTCGCCGACGTGCCGTGTCACCATCTCTTCTGTGAGATACACAGCGAGAAAGTGACCGAAATCGGCGGCTCGGCCGAAGAGGTCGAGGAACTACTTCGAAGCCAGGGGTTCGAACTCGAATATCTCGGTGAGCGACGTGAGAACTACTTCGTCGAGGCGACCCACCCGTCGGTGGCGAAGTGA